A single window of Nyctibius grandis isolate bNycGra1 chromosome Z, bNycGra1.pri, whole genome shotgun sequence DNA harbors:
- the NR2F1 gene encoding COUP transcription factor 1 isoform X2 encodes MFGYSVQRGRMPPTQPNPGQYALTNGDPLNGHCYLSGYISLLLRAEPYPTSRYGSQCMQPNNIMGIENICELAARLLFSAVEWARNIPFFPDLQITDQVALLRLTWSELFVLNAAQCSMPLHVAPLLAAAGLHASPMSADRVVAFMDHIRIFQEQVEKLKALHVDSAEYSCLKAIVLFTSDACGLSDAAHIESLQEKSQCALEEYVRSQYPNQPSRFGKLLLRLPSLRTVSSSVIEQLFFVRLVGKTPIETLIRDMLLSGSSFNWPYMSIQCS; translated from the exons ATGTTTGGCTATT CGGTTCAGCGAGGAAGGATGCCGCCCACCCAGCCCAACCCTGGCCAGTACGCCCTGACCAACGGCGACCCCCTGAACGGCCACTGCTATCTTTCGGGATacatctccctgctgctgcgGGCCGAGCCCTACCCCACCTCCCGCTACGGCAGCCAGTGCATGCAACCCAACAACATCATGGGCATCGAGAACATCTGCGAGCTGGCCGCCCGCCTGCTCTTCAGCGCCGTCGAGTGGGCCCGCAACATCCCCTTCTTCCCCGACCTGCAGATCACCGACCAGGTGGCCTTGCTGCGGCTCACCTGGAGCGAGCTTTTCGTCCTCAACGCCGCCCAGTGCTCCATGCCCCTCCATGTGGCCCCGCTCCTGGCCGCCGCCGGCCTCCACGCCTCCCCCATGTCGGCCGACCGCGTCGTCGCCTTCATGGACCACATCCGCATCTTCCAGGAGCAGGTGGAAAAGCTGAAGGCGCTGCACGTCGATTCGGCCGAGTACAGCTGCCTGAAAGCCATCGTCCTCTTCACTTCAG ACGCCTGCGGCCTGTCGGATGCTGCCCACATCGAGAGCCTGCAGGAGAAGTCCCAGTGCGCGCTGGAGGAGTACGTGCGGAGCCAGTACCCCAACCAACCCAGCCGCTTCGGGAAGCTGCTTCTGCGGCTGCCCTCCCTCCGCACCGTCTCGTCCTCCGTCATCGAGCAGCTCTTCTTCGTCCGCTTGGTAGGTAAAACCCCCATCGAGACCCTCATCAGGGATATGCTACTGTCGGGGAGCAGCTTCAACTGGCCTTACATGTCCATCCAGTGCTCCTAG
- the NR2F1 gene encoding COUP transcription factor 1 isoform X1: MAMVVSSWRDPQEDVAGGTPSGPNPAAAQPAREQPPQQQGGSAAPHTPQTPSQPGPPSTPGTAGDKGAGQQGSGQSQQHIECVVCGDKSSGKHYGQFTCEGCKSFFKRSVRRNLTYTCRANRNCPIDQHHRNQCQYCRLKKCLKVGMRREAVQRGRMPPTQPNPGQYALTNGDPLNGHCYLSGYISLLLRAEPYPTSRYGSQCMQPNNIMGIENICELAARLLFSAVEWARNIPFFPDLQITDQVALLRLTWSELFVLNAAQCSMPLHVAPLLAAAGLHASPMSADRVVAFMDHIRIFQEQVEKLKALHVDSAEYSCLKAIVLFTSDACGLSDAAHIESLQEKSQCALEEYVRSQYPNQPSRFGKLLLRLPSLRTVSSSVIEQLFFVRLVGKTPIETLIRDMLLSGSSFNWPYMSIQCS, translated from the exons ATGGCAATGGTAGTTAGCAGCTGGCGAGATCCGCAGGAAGACGTGGCCGGGGGCACCCCGAGCGGCCCCAACCCCGCCGCGGCGCAGCCGGCCCGGGAGCAGCCGCCCCAGCAACAGGGGGGCTCGGCCGCCCCGCACACCCCGCAGACCCCCAGCCAGCCGGGACCCCCCTCCACGCCTGGGACGGCCGGGGACAAGGGAGCGGGCCAGCAGGGCTcggggcagagccagcagcacatCGAGTGCGTGGTGTGCGGGGACAAGTCCAGCGGCAAGCACTACGGCCAGTTCACCTGCGAGGGCTGCAAAAGTTTCTTCAAGAGGAGCGTCCGCAGGAACTTAACTTACACATGCCGCGCCAACAGGAACTGTCCCATCGACCAGCACCACCGCAACCAGTGCCAGTACTGCCGCCTCAAGAAGTGCCTCAAAGTGGGCATGAGGCGGGAAG CGGTTCAGCGAGGAAGGATGCCGCCCACCCAGCCCAACCCTGGCCAGTACGCCCTGACCAACGGCGACCCCCTGAACGGCCACTGCTATCTTTCGGGATacatctccctgctgctgcgGGCCGAGCCCTACCCCACCTCCCGCTACGGCAGCCAGTGCATGCAACCCAACAACATCATGGGCATCGAGAACATCTGCGAGCTGGCCGCCCGCCTGCTCTTCAGCGCCGTCGAGTGGGCCCGCAACATCCCCTTCTTCCCCGACCTGCAGATCACCGACCAGGTGGCCTTGCTGCGGCTCACCTGGAGCGAGCTTTTCGTCCTCAACGCCGCCCAGTGCTCCATGCCCCTCCATGTGGCCCCGCTCCTGGCCGCCGCCGGCCTCCACGCCTCCCCCATGTCGGCCGACCGCGTCGTCGCCTTCATGGACCACATCCGCATCTTCCAGGAGCAGGTGGAAAAGCTGAAGGCGCTGCACGTCGATTCGGCCGAGTACAGCTGCCTGAAAGCCATCGTCCTCTTCACTTCAG ACGCCTGCGGCCTGTCGGATGCTGCCCACATCGAGAGCCTGCAGGAGAAGTCCCAGTGCGCGCTGGAGGAGTACGTGCGGAGCCAGTACCCCAACCAACCCAGCCGCTTCGGGAAGCTGCTTCTGCGGCTGCCCTCCCTCCGCACCGTCTCGTCCTCCGTCATCGAGCAGCTCTTCTTCGTCCGCTTGGTAGGTAAAACCCCCATCGAGACCCTCATCAGGGATATGCTACTGTCGGGGAGCAGCTTCAACTGGCCTTACATGTCCATCCAGTGCTCCTAG